In Rickettsia endosymbiont of Gonocerus acuteangulatus, the following are encoded in one genomic region:
- a CDS encoding IS30 family transposase has product MKVKDKYMPCVAQEKYENRMYQQELLKIEKNPMLLDYIKNAMIRKKWSPDAIAGKLKLDKNTALCISTESIYRFVYTSAVAAKLKLYSYLPSKRYKRQERGKRRQRIIIPQRISIHQRDAIATKKVEVGHFEADLTFHKGNQSMNIGALVDKKSQKIILVLNNSKRATTVTNGFLRKIKTLPNSVRKTITMDNGKEFVGHVAYRLSGFQTFFYDPYRPR; this is encoded by the coding sequence TTGAAGGTAAAAGATAAGTATATGCCTTGTGTTGCTCAGGAAAAATATGAAAATAGGATGTATCAGCAAGAGTTATTAAAAATAGAAAAGAACCCTATGTTGTTAGATTATATTAAAAATGCTATGATTCGCAAGAAATGGTCGCCGGATGCTATAGCCGGAAAGTTAAAACTAGACAAAAATACAGCTTTGTGTATCAGTACAGAAAGTATATATAGATTTGTTTACACTTCTGCAGTAGCAGCTAAATTAAAGTTATATAGCTATTTACCTTCTAAAAGATATAAAAGGCAAGAAAGAGGGAAGAGGCGTCAAAGGATCATTATACCACAAAGGATCTCAATACATCAGCGTGATGCAATAGCTACGAAAAAGGTAGAAGTAGGGCATTTTGAGGCAGATCTTACATTTCATAAAGGTAATCAAAGTATGAATATTGGTGCACTGGTGGATAAAAAGAGTCAAAAGATTATTTTAGTGCTGAATAACTCCAAGAGAGCTACAACAGTTACCAATGGTTTTTTAAGAAAGATAAAAACTCTTCCAAATAGTGTGAGAAAGACTATTACTATGGATAATGGCAAAGAGTTTGTGGGGCATGTTGCCTATAGACTATCTGGGTTTCAAACTTTCTTTTATGATCCATACCGCCCTAGATAA
- a CDS encoding helix-turn-helix domain-containing protein produces the protein MMNRKYRHLSREERYEIKRMYDLGVSINKIAQHLTRSKSTISMELQNLRYVIANMLKTLITQQCFIVKHFIISLNSWALYQT, from the coding sequence ATGATGAACAGAAAATATAGACACTTATCTCGAGAAGAGAGATATGAGATAAAAAGAATGTATGACCTAGGAGTCAGTATTAATAAGATAGCACAACATCTTACGAGGTCTAAAAGCACTATTAGTATGGAGCTACAAAACTTACGCTATGTTATAGCAAATATGCTAAAAACTCTTATTACACAGCAATGTTTTATAGTGAAGCACTTCATAATATCCCTTAATTCATGGGCATTATATCAAACATAG
- a CDS encoding 4a-hydroxytetrahydrobiopterin dehydratase, whose translation MTITCSLSDKKCIPCEGGVPPIEKKEIDKLLSELQNEWIVNESGHLYKKYKFPNFMQPIEFANKIAEIAEQEVHHPDLTISWGACIVEIWTHKIDGLTESDFILAAKIDLLQN comes from the coding sequence ATGACAATAACATGTTCACTAAGTGATAAAAAATGTATTCCATGCGAGGGAGGTGTTCCGCCTATTGAGAAAAAAGAAATCGATAAATTACTATCTGAATTACAAAATGAATGGATAGTGAATGAGTCAGGACATCTATACAAAAAGTATAAATTTCCTAATTTTATGCAACCTATAGAATTTGCTAATAAAATAGCTGAAATTGCCGAGCAGGAAGTACATCACCCAGATTTGACTATATCTTGGGGAGCTTGCATAGTAGAAATATGGACTCACAAAATTGATGGTCTTACTGAGAGCGATTTTATTTTAGCCGCAAAAATAGACCTTTTGCAAAATTAA
- a CDS encoding transposase, whose protein sequence is MSKRIKLQAIPINRTDYCQFLIVSQKNYSLTYYAEHAKKCSHDVINRFLRNEKYTPSLLWEHIKNDVIFSSNGYTIFDDTVLNKRNTKQIEIARSQYSGATGRVTKGIGVVSLVYYNPDINKFWVIDYRIFAPDHDGATKLEHLLNMLNNAVYSKKIPFQTVLFDTWYSTHKIMQHVDSLGKYYYAPIKANRNVSKTHDSKPYKAVKELTFSDEEIRHGVEIHIKGFAKNKHVNLFKFTVSTNRVEYVVTNNKTQKPSKAAQDECGFRWVIESMHREIKQLTGIERCQCRKQRIQRNHISWAFLVWAFLKRTANTIGKTVYQIKLGLLDDYMQQQLRSPSLRYLEPNIA, encoded by the coding sequence ATGTCAAAGAGGATAAAGTTGCAAGCAATACCAATTAATAGGACAGATTATTGTCAATTTTTAATAGTTAGCCAAAAGAATTATAGTTTAACCTACTACGCTGAACATGCAAAGAAATGTAGTCATGATGTTATTAATAGATTTTTAAGGAATGAAAAATATACACCTTCTTTGTTATGGGAACACATCAAGAATGATGTTATTTTTTCATCTAATGGATATACAATATTTGATGATACGGTTTTAAATAAAAGGAATACGAAGCAAATAGAAATTGCAAGATCGCAGTACAGTGGAGCTACAGGTAGAGTTACTAAAGGTATAGGAGTAGTGAGTCTGGTATATTATAACCCTGATATTAATAAGTTTTGGGTAATAGATTATCGAATTTTTGCACCTGATCATGATGGAGCAACAAAACTAGAACACCTATTAAACATGTTAAATAATGCTGTTTATAGCAAGAAGATTCCTTTTCAAACAGTACTTTTTGACACATGGTATTCTACACACAAAATTATGCAACATGTTGACTCTCTGGGGAAATATTATTATGCCCCTATTAAAGCCAATAGAAACGTTAGTAAAACACACGATTCTAAACCTTATAAAGCTGTAAAAGAGTTGACATTTTCAGATGAAGAGATCAGGCATGGAGTAGAGATTCATATAAAAGGCTTTGCTAAAAATAAGCATGTTAATTTGTTTAAATTTACTGTTTCTACCAACAGAGTTGAGTATGTTGTTACCAATAACAAAACTCAAAAACCTTCTAAAGCTGCACAAGATGAGTGTGGCTTTCGATGGGTAATTGAGAGCATGCACAGAGAAATTAAGCAACTTACTGGGATAGAACGTTGTCAATGCAGGAAACAGCGTATTCAACGTAATCATATTAGTTGGGCATTTTTAGTTTGGGCATTTCTCAAAAGGACTGCAAATACAATCGGTAAAACGGTTTACCAAATAAAGTTAGGGCTTTTAGATGACTATATGCAACAACAGCTGCGTTCTCCATCTTTACGATATTTAGAACCAAACATAGCGTAA
- a CDS encoding Sec-independent protein translocase subunit TatA — protein MGMSFSHLLIVLLIIFVLFGAGKLPQVMSDLAKGLKAFKDGMKEDDSTKKD, from the coding sequence ATGGGAATGAGCTTCAGCCATTTATTAATAGTTCTATTAATTATTTTTGTATTATTCGGTGCTGGTAAATTACCACAAGTTATGTCCGACCTTGCCAAAGGTCTTAAAGCTTTCAAAGACGGAATGAAAGAGGATGACAGCACTAAAAAAGATTAG
- the tnpA gene encoding IS200/IS605 family transposase, whose translation MSKYIHKSHNVTVLLYHMVFPAKYRRAVFDVSVDQVLREICLEIEKRYQIKFLEIGVDEDHVHFLVQSVPTYSVTKIVTTIKSVTARQIFRQCPQVKKQLWGGEFWTDGYFTSTVGKHGNENMIGKYVKNQGKEYQKLYEDHQLAFF comes from the coding sequence ATGAGCAAATATATACATAAAAGTCATAATGTTACGGTACTGCTGTATCACATGGTATTTCCAGCAAAATATCGCCGAGCAGTGTTTGACGTATCAGTTGATCAAGTATTACGAGAAATATGTTTAGAGATAGAAAAGAGATATCAAATAAAATTTTTAGAAATAGGGGTTGATGAAGATCATGTCCATTTTTTGGTACAATCTGTACCAACCTATAGCGTAACAAAAATAGTAACAACAATTAAAAGTGTTACAGCTCGTCAAATATTTAGACAGTGTCCACAGGTAAAGAAACAATTATGGGGTGGAGAATTTTGGACTGATGGATATTTTACGAGTACGGTAGGTAAGCATGGAAATGAGAATATGATAGGAAAATACGTAAAAAACCAAGGCAAGGAATATCAGAAACTGTATGAGGATCATCAGCTAGCTTTCTTCTAA
- a CDS encoding MBL fold metallo-hydrolase: MDFADLPKIDFILISHNHYDHLDIKTINDLWLRDKPKIITPLKNDIIIKKHIKDAEIFTLGWGESYKDQNIEYCLESAQHWSARGIFDKNKALWGTFIIKTKMGDICFIGDSGYIFKEIGKKYNILLSLIPIGAYEPRWFMQPVHMNPEEAVFAHLDLRSKFSIASHFDVFQSLLGIFPAACGVIWRNEQIYT; the protein is encoded by the coding sequence ATTGATTTTGCCGATTTGCCTAAAATAGATTTTATATTAATAAGCCATAATCATTATGATCATCTAGATATTAAAACGATTAACGATTTATGGCTGCGGGATAAGCCTAAAATTATTACTCCTCTTAAGAATGATATAATAATAAAAAAACATATTAAAGATGCTGAAATTTTTACTTTAGGGTGGGGTGAATCTTACAAAGATCAAAATATAGAATATTGCTTAGAGTCAGCACAACATTGGTCCGCTAGAGGAATATTTGATAAGAACAAAGCATTATGGGGAACTTTTATTATTAAAACCAAGATGGGTGATATTTGTTTTATAGGTGACTCAGGTTATATTTTTAAAGAGATCGGCAAAAAATATAATATTTTACTTAGCCTTATTCCAATAGGAGCTTATGAACCAAGATGGTTCATGCAACCGGTACATATGAACCCTGAGGAAGCAGTATTTGCTCACCTAGATTTACGATCTAAATTTTCTATAGCCAGTCATTTCGATGTCTTTCAATCTCTTTTGGGTATATTCCCCGCCGCTTGCGGCGTAATATGGCGGAATGAGCAAATATATACATAA
- a CDS encoding IS30 family transposase: MYRFVYTSAVAAKLKLYSYLPSKRYKRQERGTRHQRIIIPQRISIHQRDAIAMQKLEVGHFEADLTFHKGNQSMNIGVLVDKKSQKIILVLNNSKRAKTVTTGFLKKIKTLPSSVRKTITMDNGKEFVGHLAYRLSGFQTFFCDPYRPRQKALVEKMNSMIHRILPKNTDITTVTQRGLDNIAEILNNMPRKIFGYKTPNEIWAENL, encoded by the coding sequence ATATATAGATTCGTCTACACTTCTGCAGTAGCAGCTAAATTAAAGTTATATAGCTATTTACCGTCTAAAAGATATAAAAGGCAAGAAAGGGGGACAAGGCATCAAAGGATCATTATACCACAAAGGATCTCAATACATCAGCGTGATGCAATAGCAATGCAAAAGCTAGAAGTAGGGCATTTTGAGGCAGATCTTACATTTCATAAAGGTAATCAAAGTATGAATATCGGTGTGCTGGTGGATAAAAAGAGTCAAAAGATTATTTTAGTGCTGAATAACTCCAAAAGAGCTAAAACAGTTACCACTGGGTTTTTAAAAAAGATCAAAACGCTGCCAAGTAGTGTTAGAAAGACTATTACTATGGATAATGGCAAAGAGTTTGTAGGGCATCTTGCTTATAGACTATCTGGGTTTCAAACTTTCTTTTGTGATCCATACCGCCCTAGACAAAAAGCACTAGTGGAGAAAATGAATTCTATGATTCATAGAATTTTACCTAAAAATACAGATATTACAACCGTTACACAAAGAGGTCTTGACAATATTGCTGAGATTTTAAATAACATGCCAAGAAAGATTTTTGGTTATAAAACCCCCAATGAAATTTGGGCAGAAAATTTATAG
- a CDS encoding aspartate kinase, with amino-acid sequence MALIIQKFGGTSVATIDRIKKFIPIIKTEIAKNNQVIIVVSAMAGVTNQLVTLCNEVSSLNKSSQLAEYDVALSSGEIVTASLLALALQEENINARSFLAWQLPILTDDNHSKALVESVDTKLLKECLKLNIIPIIAGFQGINKHNRLVTLGRGSSDTTAALIAAAMKADRCDIYTDVEGVFAADPRIIPKAKKIDEIDFSEMLELALSGAKVLHPRAAEIVMRYQIDMRILSTFAPKAGCTLITSKDKIMEKRIISGITSNKNLLYITLENSSLDFIQVASIIAQNNNHIELMQEIEHNKRYSFITNLTDKNSLHILLTNLKNNNQISNFTFDTEIATVSIIGHGIKNDLKLLEMILSELAKDNINVQMIQISEIKIILLINDKQVEKTICNLYNLLETSKILH; translated from the coding sequence ATGGCCTTAATAATTCAAAAATTTGGTGGCACTTCCGTTGCAACTATTGACAGAATAAAAAAATTCATCCCTATTATAAAAACTGAAATAGCTAAAAATAATCAAGTAATTATAGTAGTTTCTGCTATGGCAGGGGTCACTAATCAACTTGTTACATTGTGTAATGAAGTATCAAGTCTTAACAAATCATCTCAACTTGCAGAATATGATGTAGCACTTTCTAGCGGTGAAATAGTTACGGCTTCATTGCTTGCACTTGCTCTTCAAGAAGAAAATATAAATGCCAGATCATTTTTGGCGTGGCAATTACCAATTTTGACTGATGATAACCACAGTAAAGCTTTAGTAGAATCAGTTGACACGAAATTATTGAAAGAATGTTTAAAGCTAAATATTATTCCTATAATTGCTGGTTTTCAAGGAATCAATAAACATAATAGATTAGTTACATTAGGTAGAGGCAGCTCTGATACTACCGCTGCTTTAATTGCTGCAGCCATGAAAGCTGATAGATGTGATATCTATACGGATGTAGAGGGAGTATTTGCTGCTGATCCAAGAATTATTCCAAAAGCAAAAAAGATAGACGAGATAGACTTTTCAGAAATGTTAGAGTTAGCATTAAGTGGAGCAAAAGTATTACATCCAAGGGCAGCAGAAATAGTAATGCGATATCAAATAGATATGCGTATTCTTTCAACTTTTGCACCTAAAGCAGGTTGCACGTTAATCACTTCAAAAGATAAAATTATGGAAAAAAGGATAATTAGCGGTATTACTTCTAATAAAAATTTATTATATATAACTTTAGAAAACTCTTCATTAGACTTTATCCAAGTTGCGAGTATCATTGCACAAAATAATAATCATATTGAGTTAATGCAAGAAATAGAGCATAACAAAAGATATAGTTTTATTACTAATTTAACAGATAAAAATAGTTTACATATATTACTTACTAATTTGAAAAATAATAATCAAATAAGTAATTTCACTTTTGATACTGAAATTGCTACAGTTTCAATTATTGGTCATGGGATTAAAAATGATTTGAAATTGCTTGAAATGATATTATCGGAATTAGCAAAAGATAATATAAATGTTCAAATGATACAAATATCAGAAATTAAAATTATTCTATTAATAAATGATAAGCAAGTAGAGAAAACAATCTGTAATCTATATAATCTCCTTGAAACCTCCAAAATACTTCACTAA
- the rplU gene encoding 50S ribosomal protein L21, producing the protein MFAVIKAGGKQYKVDQNSVIKVEKIEGELGSKIQLNQVLMMGEYSKPSFIGTPLVKGAVVTAEITNQLRDNKIIIFKKKRRKNYRRKAGHRQELTELKILDITKQ; encoded by the coding sequence ATGTTCGCAGTTATAAAAGCAGGTGGAAAACAATATAAAGTAGACCAAAATAGCGTTATTAAAGTCGAAAAAATTGAAGGTGAGCTTGGCTCTAAAATTCAGCTTAATCAGGTTTTAATGATGGGTGAATATTCAAAGCCTTCTTTTATCGGTACTCCATTAGTAAAAGGAGCTGTTGTTACAGCTGAAATTACTAACCAGCTTAGAGATAATAAAATTATAATTTTTAAGAAAAAACGTAGAAAAAATTATCGTCGTAAAGCCGGTCATCGTCAAGAATTGACAGAGCTGAAAATATTAGATATTACAAAACAATAA
- a CDS encoding ribbon-helix-helix domain-containing protein has product MQLNIEFDMTNLSITIPDDIAKASNEVAKKLGLSRTAFIRQAIIHELDNLQSKFEQEGIIKEF; this is encoded by the coding sequence TTGCAATTAAATATAGAATTTGATATGACAAATTTATCCATTACTATACCTGATGACATAGCTAAAGCAAGTAATGAGGTTGCTAAAAAACTAGGACTATCTAGAACAGCTTTTATTCGTCAAGCAATTATACATGAACTTGATAATCTTCAATCTAAATTTGAGCAGGAAGGTATTATTAAAGAGTTTTAA
- a CDS encoding transposase, translating to MAIAINKTHFHPKRDIKLRNEFIAKIQTITKDKLVYLDESGIEDNACKEYGWSIIGQRCYGEKVYQHKFRISMIAGLCNGNLIAPIIFEGNCNTEVFKTYIRDVLITELQPGQTVIMDNINFHKNSKVKELIESVGCIA from the coding sequence TTGGCTATAGCTATAAACAAAACTCATTTTCATCCGAAAAGAGATATTAAATTAAGAAATGAATTTATAGCAAAGATACAAACCATCACAAAAGACAAATTAGTATATCTTGATGAATCTGGAATAGAGGATAATGCTTGCAAAGAGTATGGATGGAGCATTATAGGACAAAGGTGTTATGGAGAAAAGGTGTATCAACATAAATTTAGAATAAGTATGATAGCTGGTCTTTGTAATGGTAATCTTATTGCTCCTATAATATTTGAAGGTAATTGTAATACAGAGGTCTTTAAAACTTATATTAGGGATGTATTAATTACAGAATTACAACCTGGGCAAACCGTTATTATGGATAACATTAATTTTCATAAAAATTCTAAAGTTAAAGAGTTAATTGAATCCGTTGGTTGTATAGCTTAA
- a CDS encoding IS30 family transposase, with amino-acid sequence MLNYIKNAMIHKKWSPDAIAGKLKLDKNTACCISTESIYRFVYTSPVAAKLKLYSYLPSKRYKRQERGTRHQRIIIPQRISIHQRDAIAMQKLEVGHFEADLTFHKGNQSMNIGVLVDKKSQKIILVLNNSKRAKTVTTGFLKKIKTLPSSVRKTITMDNGKEFVGHLAYRLSGFQTFFCDPYRPRQKALVEKMNSMIHRILPKNTDITTVTQRGLDNIAEILNNMPRKIFGYKTPNEIWAENL; translated from the coding sequence TTGTTAAATTATATCAAAAATGCTATGATTCACAAGAAATGGTCACCGGATGCTATAGCCGGAAAGTTAAAACTGGACAAAAATACAGCTTGTTGTATCAGTACAGAAAGTATATATAGATTTGTCTACACTTCTCCAGTTGCAGCTAAATTAAAGTTATATAGCTATTTACCGTCTAAAAGATATAAAAGGCAAGAAAGGGGGACAAGGCATCAAAGGATCATTATACCACAAAGGATCTCAATACATCAGCGTGATGCAATAGCAATGCAAAAGCTAGAAGTAGGGCATTTTGAGGCAGATCTTACATTTCATAAAGGTAATCAAAGTATGAATATCGGTGTGCTGGTGGATAAAAAGAGTCAAAAGATTATTTTAGTGCTGAATAACTCCAAAAGAGCTAAAACAGTTACCACTGGGTTTTTAAAAAAGATCAAAACGCTGCCAAGTAGTGTTAGAAAGACTATTACTATGGATAATGGCAAAGAGTTTGTAGGGCATCTTGCTTATAGACTATCTGGGTTTCAAACTTTCTTTTGTGATCCATACCGCCCTAGACAAAAAGCACTAGTGGAGAAAATGAATTCTATGATTCATAGAATTTTACCTAAAAATACAGATATTACAACCGTTACACAAAGAGGTCTTGACAATATTGCTGAGATTTTAAATAACATGCCAAGAAAGATTTTTGGTTATAAAACCCCCAATGAAATTTGGGCAGAAAATTTATAG
- a CDS encoding phenylalanine 4-monooxygenase: protein MSSLLDHPMVCSEQLEKFTETDHEIWKTLFNRHTELLKNRATNEIVEGIEKLKICNDRIPKFTELNRILMKETNFSIIPVKGFIPEDLFFKFLAERKFPSTCFIRQPHQLDYLEEPDIFHDVFGHVPLLVNPVFADFMQQFGLKGLEAIEAGMLKFASALYWFTVEFRLIQSNDNLRIYGAGIISSKGESIYSLESEIPMRLEFDLNKVIKTEYETDSFQKTYFVIKSFQQLFDMLNNLDWKKIKQ, encoded by the coding sequence ATGTCATCTTTATTAGACCACCCAATGGTGTGTTCTGAGCAATTGGAAAAATTTACTGAAACAGATCATGAAATTTGGAAAACATTATTTAACAGACATACCGAATTATTAAAAAACAGAGCTACAAACGAAATAGTAGAAGGAATAGAAAAATTAAAAATTTGTAATGATCGAATTCCTAAATTTACCGAGCTTAATAGAATATTAATGAAAGAAACCAATTTTTCTATAATACCGGTAAAAGGCTTTATACCTGAAGATTTATTTTTTAAATTTCTAGCAGAGCGTAAATTTCCTTCTACCTGTTTTATTCGTCAGCCTCATCAACTTGATTATTTGGAAGAACCCGATATATTCCATGACGTTTTCGGTCATGTGCCGTTACTTGTAAATCCCGTATTTGCTGACTTTATGCAGCAATTTGGGCTAAAAGGTTTAGAAGCCATTGAAGCGGGTATGCTTAAATTTGCCTCAGCTCTATATTGGTTTACGGTTGAATTCAGGCTCATCCAGTCAAATGATAACTTGCGAATATACGGAGCTGGTATTATTTCCTCTAAAGGTGAATCTATTTACTCTTTAGAATCAGAAATTCCTATGCGTTTGGAGTTTGATTTAAATAAGGTGATAAAAACAGAGTATGAGACGGATTCTTTCCAGAAAACATATTTTGTAATTAAAAGTTTTCAACAGCTATTTGATATGCTAAATAATCTAGACTGGAAAAAGATAAAACAATAA
- a CDS encoding phosphatidylglycerophosphatase A, producing the protein MFTKKQFSEFFVTFFYIGKIKYCPGTFGSLAAFPLCYAIMYFVVDNKIIIPFANLTLNEAQLVSMVIIASAICLLLLIFGTYFTKIYLKYTDSKDPKEVVIDEVVGQLLTVILVFFSAIFANDSNLVKHLSTLKVSIILLFILPFCLFRLFDILKPWPINWLDKNIKGSLGVMVDDLAAAIFAAVTQYAIVFVLIDKTY; encoded by the coding sequence ATGTTCACTAAAAAACAATTCTCAGAATTCTTTGTTACTTTCTTTTATATCGGAAAAATAAAATATTGCCCAGGCACTTTCGGCTCTCTTGCAGCTTTTCCCCTATGCTACGCTATAATGTATTTTGTTGTTGATAATAAGATAATTATTCCTTTTGCAAATCTTACGCTTAATGAAGCTCAGCTTGTCAGTATGGTCATTATAGCCTCTGCTATATGTTTATTGCTTCTAATATTCGGCACATATTTTACTAAAATATACTTAAAATATACGGATTCTAAAGACCCAAAAGAGGTAGTAATTGACGAGGTAGTAGGGCAGTTACTAACTGTTATTTTAGTATTTTTCTCAGCGATTTTTGCTAATGATTCAAACCTAGTAAAGCATTTAAGTACTTTAAAAGTTAGTATAATATTACTTTTTATATTACCTTTTTGTCTGTTCCGTCTTTTTGATATATTAAAACCTTGGCCTATTAATTGGCTTGATAAAAATATTAAAGGTAGCCTTGGGGTTATGGTTGATGATTTAGCTGCTGCAATCTTCGCTGCAGTAACGCAATATGCAATTGTATTTGTGTTAATTGATAAAACTTATTGA
- the rpmA gene encoding 50S ribosomal protein L27 yields the protein MATKKAGGSSRNGRDSAGRRLGVKKADGQYVIPGNIIVRQRGTKIHPGVNVGIGKDHTIFALTSGRVEFLTKRDHKIVNVTEIVSA from the coding sequence ATGGCAACCAAAAAAGCTGGTGGTAGTTCTAGGAACGGAAGAGATTCAGCCGGTCGAAGACTTGGCGTTAAAAAAGCTGATGGGCAATATGTAATACCTGGCAATATTATAGTTAGACAACGTGGTACAAAAATCCATCCTGGAGTAAATGTTGGGATTGGTAAGGATCATACTATTTTTGCTTTAACATCAGGAAGAGTAGAGTTTTTAACTAAGCGTGATCATAAAATAGTAAACGTTACAGAAATCGTTAGTGCATAA
- a CDS encoding transposase — protein sequence MSKRIKLQAIPINRTDYCQFLIVSQKNYSLTYYAEHAKKCSHDVINRFLRNEKYTPSLLWEHIKNDVIFSSNGYTIFDDTVLNKRNTKQIEIARSQYSGATGRVTKGIGVVSLVYYNPDINKFWVIDYRIFAPDHDGATKLEHLLNMLNNAVYSKKIPFQTVLFDTWYSTHKIMQHVDSLGKYYYAPIKANRNVSKTHDSKPYKAVKELTFSDEEIRHGVEIHIKGFAKNKHVNLFKFTVPTNRVEYVVTNNQNLRYVIANMLKTLITQQCFIVKHFIISLNSWALYQT from the coding sequence ATGTCAAAGAGGATAAAGTTGCAAGCAATACCAATTAATAGGACAGATTATTGTCAATTTTTAATAGTTAGCCAAAAGAATTATAGTTTAACCTACTACGCTGAACATGCAAAGAAATGTAGTCATGATGTTATTAATAGATTTTTAAGGAATGAAAAATATACACCTTCTTTGTTATGGGAACACATCAAGAATGATGTTATTTTTTCATCTAATGGATATACAATATTTGATGATACGGTTTTAAATAAAAGGAATACGAAGCAAATAGAAATTGCAAGATCGCAGTACAGTGGAGCTACAGGTAGAGTTACTAAAGGTATAGGAGTAGTGAGTCTGGTATATTATAACCCTGATATTAATAAGTTTTGGGTAATAGATTATCGAATTTTTGCACCTGATCATGATGGAGCAACAAAACTAGAACACCTATTAAACATGTTAAATAATGCTGTTTATAGCAAGAAGATTCCTTTTCAAACAGTACTTTTTGACACATGGTATTCTACACACAAAATTATGCAACATGTTGACTCTCTGGGGAAATATTATTATGCCCCTATTAAAGCCAATAGAAACGTTAGTAAAACGCACGATTCTAAACCTTATAAAGCTGTAAAAGAGTTGACATTTTCAGATGAAGAGATCAGGCATGGAGTAGAGATTCATATAAAAGGCTTTGCTAAAAATAAGCATGTTAATTTGTTTAAATTTACTGTTCCTACCAACAGAGTTGAGTATGTTGTTACCAATAACCAAAACTTACGCTATGTTATAGCAAATATGCTAAAAACTCTTATTACACAGCAATGTTTTATAGTGAAGCACTTCATAATATCCCTTAATTCATGGGCATTATATCAAACATAG
- a CDS encoding IS6 family transposase gives MNFFKRRHFKYDIIIWAVRWYCKYGISYRDLEEMLEERGVEVDHSTIYRWVQYYAPKILDKLKWCWKPKSGFSWRVDETYIKVKGKWAYLYRAVDKYGDTIDFYLSSTRNANAAKRFLGKALKSIPEYSHPETINTDKNPAYSKAITLLKSEGKCSQELEHRQIKYLNNIIESDHGKLKRLIKPTLGFKSMKTAYATIKGFEIMRMFKKGRFELWKYGQGIHGEIRIITENLLAF, from the coding sequence ATGAATTTTTTTAAGAGACGTCATTTTAAATACGATATAATAATATGGGCAGTAAGGTGGTACTGTAAGTACGGTATTAGCTATCGAGATTTAGAAGAGATGTTAGAGGAAAGAGGTGTAGAGGTAGATCACTCTACAATTTACCGTTGGGTTCAGTATTATGCCCCAAAGATATTAGATAAATTAAAATGGTGCTGGAAGCCTAAGTCAGGGTTTAGTTGGAGAGTAGATGAGACATACATTAAAGTAAAAGGTAAATGGGCATATTTGTATAGAGCTGTAGACAAATATGGGGATACAATTGATTTTTACCTATCATCTACTCGTAATGCTAACGCTGCTAAGCGTTTCCTAGGTAAAGCCTTGAAATCAATCCCAGAATATTCACATCCGGAAACAATTAATACTGATAAGAACCCAGCTTATAGTAAAGCAATTACTCTACTCAAATCAGAAGGCAAATGCTCACAAGAGTTAGAACATCGGCAGATTAAGTATCTGAATAATATAATAGAATCTGATCATGGTAAGCTGAAACGACTGATTAAACCTACTCTTGGTTTTAAATCAATGAAAACAGCTTATGCAACTATTAAAGGATTTGAGATAATGCGAATGTTTAAAAAAGGAAGATTTGAATTATGGAAATATGGTCAAGGTATTCACGGCGAAATCAGAATTATTACTGAAAATCTATTAGCCTTTTAA